In Silene latifolia isolate original U9 population chromosome 6, ASM4854445v1, whole genome shotgun sequence, the genomic window cgtcctttcccgggtaggtttctctgcgcgtagaaaacgcgtttgacagtctgtcgtattttaggcatacctttatctacaagactcggattaaggtgatttcggtggcgttggaaagctaaaagaaagatctagaactttctgtgaaataggctgacccaaaaaagtagttatcacctcgtaaaacgggcctaaaggtcgggttatcattttagctaaatgaaatgcacattttgtaatgtaaactttatgtttagcctaatgaagtgatatgagactcaaaatgagatataatctcaacattttatgacatcctaaccttaggcaGACAAGCACAttgttttgactcgggatttgacggttttaggaaatgaagacggtttttgacccggactccaaatgtactctaattactgtcaaaacgaccgtatcggcacgtagatgataattaagaggtagacataaatgtttgagcaatcacttgacgataaacttacgaattgtcacaaatcgttccgcgtaccaaacatgcggcccaatcatcaccgggtggtttccgggaggtgcagaaatgaggtatctacaataggATATGAGGGTTGGGGGCAAAAAATCTCTCATATGCTGACAGGTTAGTTCTGATTAGGGCTGTTCTTAGTACCCTTCACAACTACTGGGCTCGTATCTTCATTCTCCCCAAAACTGTGCTGAGAAAAATTGACTCCATTTGTCGAGAGTACCTCTGGCATGGGCATCAAGACAGTTCTAGCCCAGCTTTAGTTGCTTGGGACCGTGTGTGCAGGCCTAAGAGACAAGGTGGGAGTGGGTTGCATAACTTGATGCTTTGGAATATGGCAGCTGTGGCAAAGTATGTATGGTGGATTGAGACTAAAGCTGACCATTTATGGGTAAAGTGGGTGCACGCAATTTATATCAAAGACAGGAATTGGAAGGATTATGAACCAACCTCTAATTCGAGCTGGGCATGGAGAAAGATTTGTCAGATAAAATCTATTTTCAAGGAGTTGCTAATGCCTGGTTCTGGAGTGGCTACATTTTACTCTACTGCTTTGGGTTACAAATGGTTACAAGGTCAGGATACTGTCTGTGAATGGTATCCATGGATTCTTAATACATGGATGGTTCCTAAACATGGTTTTATCAGTTGGTTGATGGGTCATAACAGACTTCTTACTCAGGATAGATTGATGAACATGAAGATTATTCAAGTGAATTTGTGCTACCTATGTGGTTTGCAGCAGGAAACCCATAGTCATTTATTCTTTAAGTGTGAGTACAGCAGGAGATGTTGTAGTATGGTTGCTGAGTGGTGTGATGAGATACTACCTGATGAAGAGTGCATTCAATGGTGGTGTCATAAACGATACAGGAGCCTCAGTCAGAAGAAATTTGTTGGGGTTATATTGGCAGGACTAATATATCATCTGTGGATGGCTAGAAACAAGTGCAGGGTGGAACAGGCTGTGTTACATCCAGAACAGATTGTCAAATTTGTTCAGACAGATGTTTGTAATAGAGTTAAGAAATTTCAGACTAAGTGTCAAACGGCTAATGTAAAAAATTGGTTAGATGCATTTGTTAAGTCATGAAGGAAGTTAGTATCACTATGCCTTCCAATTGTTTGTATTTGGAGATTTATGATCTTTAATGAGAAAGCTTacatttccccaaaaaaaaacaaacagaaaataaGCTAACCCTGGTTTAAGCATGCGCGAGAAAAGGATCCCACCGCATCCGACCCGACCCAACAACACAACCAAACACCcgatgtaatactacggatttatgagtctctgggtactctatcgagtaggccttactctgtcgagtaagggtgagttgcattttataaaagtttctgacctgttgggtactcgatcgagtaacgcagatacttgatcgagtaagggggcactcgatcgagtaccttagctactcgatcgagtagccggattacggggagttatttctcgggttttgttaataatgcgattaggtatataatcttttccgtcattgttcttaaacactttttcaaaacctaattactgtcaagagagaaaacaaagtacgttcttcgctttaatcgcattgttagcaaatcccgaagtttggaaggtcggttttcatcgttggttataccgttgagatccttgcgtcgagggtaagatctgtgtaccctttttattgtctttcctttaagttggttaaaccctaatctagggatttgggggtttttgagtagtttgtaatttggtagcatttgtatgttgtatgataggaggaggttttgtagaagaagccttttgatacagctgtagagaccgtctgatagttgtgctttccgggtaggatttctactcgtattagtcccataatgggatgattgttgatgtgttgagattgattgtttaatatcgtaattgtattgtgacggctgtgattgtgattgtttgtctctggttctcgagatgcgttctcggctgagtggagtcacttgcgggattggcttcacgccctagtttcgcccttcgtggaacccgccacggaaggggatgtgcacattaatggacagggttatcgctcggtatgatgatcggggcttaggtggaacgcATTTGCGGTCCCCACCgacggtggtccggtggacgatcgtgattgagattgttgggattggtgtgattgtgtatgtgtgtgacggttaagctgtctgtttatcttattgttgatatattgagttgtgtgattagtactgaccccggttgttgttttgtaaaaccagCGGTGATCccttcggggatggtgagcgataattgagcgggtttgagttgagtaacgggataggctgggatgtgccaccgtcgacgatagaagtcttcatttgtagtcttttagttttatgacatttcaagATTTCGAAGAGAcgagttggttttaagaacttgtacccgtattttgggatttggttttagttgtacttttcactaaagttatatcatttaagttgtttcgttattgtcttatgagtaTCATGCCttggataaccgagatggtagcacttccatgccttaagtggtcctggtaaggcacttggagtatgggggtgttacacccgaCCTCACCAAATCCCACACATCTCCATCAAGACTCCCCAAACTTGACCTCATACACAAAAGAGACGGAAACGACATACCCAAAACATGGCCGATGAAGCGGAACCAGATGACACCAAAAACACCAACAGCAACCCCGACACCAATCAAGACTCCCCAGGACCATTGGCCTACATGAAACTAGATCAACCACGAGAAACTCAACGACACCAACCAACATACCGGGAAAGGGAACAACGAGTGCTGGAAAGGGCCGAGGGGAAAGGGACATACAACAAATCCCAAaccatacactactacaaatgagcacttgggccacggctaaattcgtggcgcaagtactaaatttccgtggctaaatcattttgccacgggaataccttccgtggcgcaagtggccgtggcaaagggatagccacgggaaaaacaagaacgtggctattattgaatttttggccacagattctctcgtggctaataactcccgtggccaaagaaatttcccgtggcgaaaaaataattctcgtggcaaataatatatatgaaaattaaataaataaaacgtaaaataatttatatatttttcacaatgggtattttatcatatacggaaccgtgacaatctaggtaattgtttcgctagttaacttgattcatttgaacgtta contains:
- the LOC141588683 gene encoding uncharacterized protein LOC141588683 yields the protein MLMKLDLQKAYDSIEWSFVEEILRALKFPQHMITLLMNCITTPSFSIALNGEVFGFFPGKRGLRQGDPLSPLIFTLCLEYFSRTLMVTQRHPKFRFHSLCKRIELSHLCFADDLILFCKGERASIELLLQAFNFFSKASGLKMNKGKSNYYCNGMDDWLVHEIGRATDMKLGAVPFKYLGVTVSPKRLSILDCTRLVDNVVDRPKRQGGSGLHNLMLWNMAAVAKYVWWIETKADHLWVKWVHAIYIKDRNWKDYEPTSNSSWAWRKICQIKSIFKELLMPGSGVATFYSTALGYKWLQGQDTVCEWYPWILNTWMVPKHGFISWLMGHNRLLTQDRLMNMKIIQVNLCYLCGLQQETHSHLFFKCEYSRRCCSMVAEWCDEILPDEECIQWWCHKRYRSLSQKKFVGVILAGLIYHLWMARNKCRVEQAVLHPEQIVKFVQTDVCNRVKKFQTKCQTANVKNWLDAFVKS